CAAATTGCAGCGAAACAAACTCGGTTTGCTAGTGTTCGCTCCGTTGCAAGTCACCACAAGCAGCTTTGCAGAAACAGAATCAATGACCACACCGGGAAAAAGTGAGATTGAATTTGCTCCTTGTCCTGCGGAAATATCTGTGTGGGTACAACTGGTTCCATCTAGATTGCAGCGATACAGACTAGGTTTACTGCTATTTGCTCCATTTGTAGACACAACCAGTAATTTCCCGGAGATAGAATCGATGACTGCTCTAGGGGCCTGACCGGAGTTAGTTCCTTGGCCTGCAGAGATATCGGTATGCGTACAACTGGTTCCATCCAGATTGCAGCGAAACAAACTCAGTTTGCCGTTATTCGCATTATTGTTAGTCATTACCAATAGTTTTCCGGAAGCGGAATCAATAACTACCGTTAATTCAAATCCGGAGTCAGTTCCTTGCCCTGCGGAAATATCCGTATGAGTGCAGCCGTTCCCATCCAGATTGCAACGAAACAAACTCGGTTTACCGTTATTTGCACCATTGTTAGTCACTACCAATAGTTTTCCGGAAGCAGTATCGATCAATGCTCTCGGGTTATTTCCGGAATTCGCGCCCTCTCCTGCGGATATATCGAAATGACCTCCTGAGATGGCAGTGCCGACCGGGACGGTAGTGGTAAACACGGTTTGTTCTCCTGAGAGCGCACTCACTCCTCCACCCACGGCACCGTTCCTTGCATCCACCCGAACATAGTAAGTTGTATTGCTCGCAAGACCAGTGATTGTGTGATACAGTCCGCTAATTCCTGTGATACTAGCAGAGGAAGTAGTCACTGGACTGGAAGTGCTGTAGTACACCCTGTACTCTGTAGCGTTGAGAACGGGAGCCCATTGCACATAGATTTCTGTTCCAGTACCAATAGCGGAGACCTGAGAAGGGGTGACAATGGTAGTGTCTATCATGTAATTTTCACTGGAAACTGAGGAGGTATTTCCTGCTTGGTCACGGGCGATGAAGTTTATATAAGTCGTTGCAAGGTCTGCCTGTGCAATCGCACTGGAATATAAAACCCCCGAAGTAATTGTCCCTGTTGTTCCGGTAATTGCAGGATCAGTCGGAGCAGAACCAGTCTGAGTAGAGTATGCGATTTTGTCACAGCCAGCTCCACCTGTGTCATTGCAGGTTAGCGATACGGAAATAAGTGTGATATAACTACCGCTCGTCGGACTAGCACTGACAGTGGGTGGAGTGTCGTCTCTTGTGATGGTAAGTGCATAGGAACCGGTAAATCCGTTGTTTGGATTTGTAACACAAACCCGGATGGTAGTATTTCCAATCGATAAGGAACTTGCGGCAAAATTAGTAGCAGTATTCGGGGTTGTCGCTGTTGCACTTCCATTGGAAAGCTCGACCCCATCTGTACAATTTGTCCCACCAGATCGAACGCTGTAGTTTCCATTCACATTGCTTGACCAAGTGAGCAGGGATGAGTTGATCGCTCCTCCAATGTTACTCACATAGATGGAAGCAAGACTTGCAGTCACGGTGGGAACATTGTTATCAATCACATAGGTTTCGGTATGTGTGATTGATAAATTCCCTGCCAGATCCCGGCACAGATATTTGACAACATAAGTTCCGTTTCCTCCCGCTCCCGCAGTAAAACGAGCACTAGGTGGATTTCTAATGATTCCGTTGATTGGATTGAAACTTGGTGTGGAACCGTCTGTGGTATAAACCATCTGGCTTGGTGCAATGTTATCAGAACAACTAATCGTAAGACTGACTGCGGAAGGATAAGATCCTCCTGCAGGAAGGATGGACGAAGTAGGGGGAGAAGTATCGTTTGCGATTTGGCCTAAGATGGGATTGTCCACGATTCCGTCTCCGTTGGAATCAAAACCTTGTCCAGGAACGACTGTTACGTGGTTTCCCCCACCATTCGGTTGCGTTGTTAAACTGATCGAGCTCCCGTTTCCGATGGAAAGATAATAATCGATAATACCGTCTCCGTTTGTGTCCACGCCATTGGGAATTTCATCCCCGTCGGAATCGATCAGTATGAGATTGGGCGGTGCACTGCTGTCGGCGGAGCTACCTCCCGAACTGCCATTATAAATCACGATTCCATCTGCGATGCCGTCTCCATTGGTATCTACAACTGTTCCGGTGACAGTTCCCTGTCCTCCGTTGAGATTGACTGTTTGCCCTGGTTTGAGTGATTTTGAGCTGTTTGTCGAACTTCCGCCTAATAGTAAAGATACTGTAAACATGGATGGTGCCCAGTCCTCGGGCGCTAACGGCCCACAACTGAATAAACAAAAGGTCAAAAGCAAGCAGAAAGATCGTTCTGGCATTTGGATAATGGGTATTATCTGTATATTCCTTTTGGTAAATAAAAAAGGGAAAAAATATTTATTTTTTAGAAATTTTACAATATAAACCTGTGTCAGTTGCCACCATGCGGCAAAAAGGCGAACTTATTGGAATAAAAATTTCTGTTGCTAGGGTTTTGCTTGCGCTATGGAGGAAGATGTGTTAGAGGGAACGCATTGGGTGGCGGGTGGTTTACCCCACCCAGTCTCAATAGGGCGGGGATGGTATACCTTCGACTCCCGTCCCACATCCTATCTGCCTCTTTTAACTTTTTTCGTAAAAAACCGCAAATTTTTTTAAAAACCAGAACCAAACCACTAGTTTCCTGACCTTCTTCTATAGCCGACTTACCTCGGCAAAGAGGTTCCCATGATAATACACAGCCAAACACAATTCGTATTTTATCAATTAACAGTAGAAAGGTGCCATAAAGTCAAAATCGTCCCAATCGGATTTCCGGGAAATTTTTTTTAGAAAATTGAAAAAACGAAACAACAAAACGAACGGGCGACCCGTATATTTTTTTGACTTTAACTTCTAATTGGTATTAGTTGGCAAACACTGGAGATGGCACCATGAAACAAGAGCAG
The nucleotide sequence above comes from Leptospira kobayashii. Encoded proteins:
- a CDS encoding fibronectin type III domain-containing protein, with the translated sequence MFTVSLLLGGSSTNSSKSLKPGQTVNLNGGQGTVTGTVVDTNGDGIADGIVIYNGSSGGSSADSSAPPNLILIDSDGDEIPNGVDTNGDGIIDYYLSIGNGSSISLTTQPNGGGNHVTVVPGQGFDSNGDGIVDNPILGQIANDTSPPTSSILPAGGSYPSAVSLTISCSDNIAPSQMVYTTDGSTPSFNPINGIIRNPPSARFTAGAGGNGTYVVKYLCRDLAGNLSITHTETYVIDNNVPTVTASLASIYVSNIGGAINSSLLTWSSNVNGNYSVRSGGTNCTDGVELSNGSATATTPNTATNFAASSLSIGNTTIRVCVTNPNNGFTGSYALTITRDDTPPTVSASPTSGSYITLISVSLTCNDTGGAGCDKIAYSTQTGSAPTDPAITGTTGTITSGVLYSSAIAQADLATTYINFIARDQAGNTSSVSSENYMIDTTIVTPSQVSAIGTGTEIYVQWAPVLNATEYRVYYSTSSPVTTSSASITGISGLYHTITGLASNTTYYVRVDARNGAVGGGVSALSGEQTVFTTTVPVGTAISGGHFDISAGEGANSGNNPRALIDTASGKLLVVTNNGANNGKPSLFRCNLDGNGCTHTDISAGQGTDSGFELTVVIDSASGKLLVMTNNNANNGKLSLFRCNLDGTSCTHTDISAGQGTNSGQAPRAVIDSISGKLLVVSTNGANSSKPSLYRCNLDGTSCTHTDISAGQGANSISLFPGVVIDSVSAKLLVVTCNGANTSKPSLFRCNLDGTSCTHTDISAGQGTSSGERPTVIIDTSSGKLLAFTSNGANGGRPGLFRCNLDGTACTYADVSAGQGASSGTYPSAVIDPISGKILFATMNQFNNSKPGLFRCDADGTNCTHTDISMGQGISSGLRPAILIEPSSGKLFVVTMNLANNTKPSLFIW